One genomic segment of Centropristis striata isolate RG_2023a ecotype Rhode Island chromosome 13, C.striata_1.0, whole genome shotgun sequence includes these proteins:
- the dhrs7ca gene encoding dehydrogenase/reductase SDR family member 7C-B, producing MDPVWTTTVLLVPCVVVLTAGFFYLYGVIMGLLTKTSVRNKVVVITDALSELGKECAGVFHKGGARLILCGKSWEKLEELADDLSNASDPTLTFPSKLVLLDFGDMDSMPEVISEILECYGCLDIIILNSSMKVRAPVQSVSLEMDKLLMDNNYFGPATLAKGLLPSMISRRTGHLLLVNSIQGKLAVPFRTAYAASKHAVQAFFDCLRAEVEEYGISVSTINHTFISRSASENTETTSKSIWSLLYTKKPRGVSPDEAAAEIVKTLSNKKKEVVMAPSLPKVALYARSFFPNVFFAVMAAGVKNAAVAETM from the exons ATGGACCCGGTGTGGACCACCACCGTGCTGCTGGTGCCGTGTGTCGTCGTGCTCACAGCTGGATTCTTCTACCTGTACGGGGTGATTATGGGTCTGCTGACCAAAACATCTGTACGCAACAAAGTGGTGGTTATAACGGACGCTCTGTCTGAGTTGGGAAAAG AATGTGCAGGTGTTTTCCACAAGGGTGGAGCGAGGCTGATCCTTTGCGGGAAGAGCTGGGAGAAACTAGAAGAACTGGCTGATGATTTATCAAATGCCTCCGACCCGACACTG ACTTTTCCGTCTAAACTGGTCCTGCTGGACTTCGGGGACATGGACAGCATGCCGGAGGTGATCTCAGAGATCCTGGAGTGTTACGGCTGCCTGGACATCATCATCCTGAACAGCAGCATGAAGGTGCGAGCTCCGGTGCAGAGCGTCTCTCTGGAGATGGACAAGCTGCTGATGGACAACAACTACTTCGGACCGGCCACACTGGCCAAAG GTCTGCTGCCCTCCATGATCTCCAGGAGAACCGGACACCTGCTGCTGGTCAACAGCATCCAGGGCAAGCTGGCTGTGCCGTTCCGCACCGCCT ACGCAGCCTCCAAACATGCCGTTCAGGCATTCTTTGACTGTCTGAGAGCTGAAGTGGAGGAGTATGGCATCTCCGTCAGCACCATCAACCACACCTTCATCAGCCGCTCTGCGTCTGAAAACACAGAGACGACCTCCAAATCCATCTGGTCAC TTCTGTACACAAAGAAACCTCGCGGCGTTTCTCCGGACGAGGCGGCGGCGGAGATCGTGAAGACTTTAAGCAACAAGAAGAAGGAGGTGGTGATGGCTCCTTCGCTCCCGAAGGTGGCGCTCTACGCCAGGTCCTTCTTCCCCAACGTGTTCTTCGCTGTGATGGCAGCGGGAGTGAAGAACGCAGCGGTGGCTGAGACCATGTAG